GCGCCACGGGGCGCGGAGCCTGGTGGTCATGGATGCCCACTACGAGAACATGATGTTCGGGATCGAGGGGATCGACCTCGCGCTGCGGGAGCTGCAGCTGGCGGGTGTCAGCGACCTGAAGGTCATGCGGGTCGCCTACTACGAGTTCACCTCCGAGAGCACCGTGGCCAAGGTGTGGCCGGACGGCTTCGGCGGGTGGGCGCTCGAGCACGCCGGGGTGATGGAGACTTCCGTGATGCTGTACCTCAAGCCCGAGACCGTGCACATGGAGCGGGTTCCCGAGCATCCGCCGGCGAGCTTTCCGCCCTACGACGTGTACCCCGTCAACGAGAACAACGTGCCCGGGGTCCCGTCGTCGGGCGCCCTGATGTCGGCCAGGCTCGCGACGCGGGAGAAGGGCGAGCTCCTGTTCGAGGAGTGGGTGCGGGGGATCTCGGCAGCCGTGGCCCACGAGTTCAGGGGCTCGCGGAAGCCGGCGGCCGTCGCCCGGAGCTGACCGAGGAGCGATGATCTGATGCCCGATAGACGGACCGGCGAGTTTCGAGGCACCCGCAACCTCCGCCGACTTTCCCGGATCCCCCAGACGAAGCAGGCGGACGAGGTCCGCCGGACCCTGAAGCTGGGCCTGGAGGCGGCCGACTCGATCACGGACCGCACGATCTCCCTGTTCAGCCGAGGCCACCAGCCGGCCTTCGCCGGCATCAACACGTTCATGAAGGCGCCCTACTGCGAAGACGTGCGGAAGGTCCGCCGCTTCGAGGCGGCCTTCGTCGGCGTTCCCTTCGACACCGGCACCACTTACCGGCCGGGCGCGCGGTTCGGCCCCCAGGCGGTCCGGCGAATCTCGGCGCTCTACGACGGCTACTCGGTCGACGGTGCCGTGGATCTGGCCGAGGAGCTGGACCTCTGCGACGCGGGGGACGTCTTCGTGATCCCCGGCAACATCGAGAAGACGTTCGACCAGGTGACGAAGGCCATCTCGCACGTCTACATCTCGGGCGCGTTTCCGATCATCTGCGGGGGCGACCACAGCCTGGGCTTCCCCAACGTGCGCGGGATCGCGCCCCACGTTGCCGGGAACGTCGGCATCATCCACATCGACCGGCACCTCGACATCCAGGAAAAGGACATGGACGAGCGGATGCACACGACCCCCTGGTACTGGACGACGCACGAGCCGACCACCACGACCCATCGCGACCACAGCCACATGCACGACGTCGGCTTGCCGAACTGCCGCCCCGAGAACCTCGTGCAGATGGGGATCGGTGGCTGGTACGGATCCCGCCCAGGCGTCGCGGTCGCGCGCCACCGTGGGACCCGCGTGTTGACCATGACGGATATCCAGGAGCTGGGGCCCGCCAGGGCTGCCGA
The genomic region above belongs to Candidatus Methylomirabilota bacterium and contains:
- a CDS encoding creatininase; this encodes MDRNVRIAEVTWMEYARRVAEESPVILLPMGALEQHGPHLPMNCDVVIPTALSERVAARVGGLVAPPLAYGYKSQPRSGGGNHFPGTTSLDGATLTMMVRDLIREFARHGARSLVVMDAHYENMMFGIEGIDLALRELQLAGVSDLKVMRVAYYEFTSESTVAKVWPDGFGGWALEHAGVMETSVMLYLKPETVHMERVPEHPPASFPPYDVYPVNENNVPGVPSSGALMSARLATREKGELLFEEWVRGISAAVAHEFRGSRKPAAVARS
- a CDS encoding agmatinase family protein, giving the protein MPDRRTGEFRGTRNLRRLSRIPQTKQADEVRRTLKLGLEAADSITDRTISLFSRGHQPAFAGINTFMKAPYCEDVRKVRRFEAAFVGVPFDTGTTYRPGARFGPQAVRRISALYDGYSVDGAVDLAEELDLCDAGDVFVIPGNIEKTFDQVTKAISHVYISGAFPIICGGDHSLGFPNVRGIAPHVAGNVGIIHIDRHLDIQEKDMDERMHTTPWYWTTHEPTTTTHRDHSHMHDVGLPNCRPENLVQMGIGGWYGSRPGVAVARHRGTRVLTMTDIQELGPARAAEVALELAWKGCKAVYLSFDIDSIDPGFAPGTGTPEPGGLLPREALEMVRLIAREGLCGMEVVEVSPPYDVNDNTAQLACRVILDVLGSLVVERKLGHRAKAGKQKK